A window of Phragmites australis chromosome 2, lpPhrAust1.1, whole genome shotgun sequence genomic DNA:
CAAACTCTAACATTCTATATCATATAAATACGCCGTCTTGGCCCGCCCCGCCATATCGCCACTCCCAGTCTCGCTGCCGCCACCCCGGTTGCACCGCCCCGACCCGCCCTGTCTGACCGCTGCCGCCCCGTGCCACCCCGCCGTGTCGCCCCGTCCCACCCTttctcgccgccgccaccgccaccgccacgccGCCCTGTCATGCCACATCGCCGTGCCACCCCACATGTAAACGGGTATACCCACAAATAATGGGTACCTGTAGATAACAAGTTTAGAACTAACTCTCCATCTCGTGCGTTAATAGGTATACCTATAAGTAAATAAAAAACtagcatatacatatatagatgaGCATTGTCTACACTTATGGTACCCGATTGTCATCCTACCCTCCACCGGCTTCTCCTTGCCACTTCGCATGCTGCATATGTACCCTTGCTATTCTCTACTACCAGAGCAGTAGGGAAATCGTCGTCGTCCGACTACACTGCTACCACGACCGCCAAAATCCGCAGGCAACTGGTCGTCCGGCGTCATCCACGGACTCCTCGTGCCTCCGCACTGGCACTGCCACAAAGTCATGTTAGGCGGCGTCGCCGTTGCCGCCCTGTGCACGCGCGGCCGACTCGGTGGCTCCCAGCACGAGAAGGTATTCCGCCAGGTCAAGGACGGGAACGAGCTGATGCGCACCAATCGTTTGACGGAATGCCTCAATCACCCCGTGGTGGTTTTACCCGGACACAAGCCCTTCCCCGAGGTCGGTCTCCTCCAGGCTGCCTCTTACGCGTGTTCACCTCCTTGCTGCTCGGCAACCATCGCCTCCACGTCCAGCTGCAACTGCGACCGGACGACGTCGCCCAACGGCTAGTTCGCCGCCTTCCGCGTGTTCTGCAGCCATGGGTGTTCGAGCACCTGGAGCGCGATGGGGCGCCTCTTGCGGTCCAACTAGAGCCTCGGGCGGACGAGACTCTTGGCGCCAGAGATCCGCGGCCGTGGCTCGCGCTCCAGGTCGAGCGAGTCGTGCAGTCCTCGGCCATCTCACCAGTGTCGGGGCGGTACGCAAGCTGGTGCGTTCTGCATCTGTTCGCTTACGTCGTCAACTGCCCCATCCAGAAGTTCAACCAGGCGCAGAGCAAGGTCTGGGTCATGACGGTCGTCTCCGGGGCCGTGCTGGGCATGCGCGCGCTGCTGAACTGGCTCGTCGTGGCAAAGATCGGGCGCGGGCTGGACGGCACGACTGTCGTCGGCAACTTCATGCACTACATCGCCACAGTCCCGGCCGAGCGAGTCGTCAGGTTTGTCTCGGCGTGGTGGCTTGCCCTGCTCGGCGTGGCCATCATCCCCGCCATCGCCTTCGCCGACGGATTGTATGCGTACACGCTCACCAGCCTCACTTCCAAGAGCAGTCATATGCCGGCGTCATTGCTGAGCAGGCAATTGGACAATTACCAGTATCCAAGCAAAATACTGCTGTTGTTGGTGGGAATTTGGTGGTCGATGGTTCAGCCGGAACTAGAGCATCAAGCACTGTGTGACGACACCAGTTGTCTTCGGTTTCCCCTATAGAGTCTATGGCAACAACTGGACTACGTTATGTTATTAGCATGCAGGCTGAGTACTTCGCGCTAAAGGAGGATATCAAATTGCAAAATGAAAACCCATCTGATCCTTATCTTCAGATGGTGTTGTACAAGgaagaagatggagaggagTGCAAATTGGGTAATGTCAGCTTCTTGCCCATTTGTTCTGGTATTACTGCTTCTTGCCCAATTGTTATGCTACTTCTTGAAATTAAGAAGGGCAAGGTCACAGTTCAGAGCTATACTTATTGCTGCTTTCTTGAGGGTCTTTGTGACATGATTTGCATATGTGCTGCTCCAATTCTATGGATTGACTGTGAGCTGATCCAAGATGATCCTGAAGATGTTGATTTGGGGCACATTGTGAAGGATGCCCCTGGTTTCGTTGGTGCTGATCTTGCTGCCCTTTGTACTGAGGCTGCTTTCTCGTGCATTCATAAGAAGATAGATATTATAGATCTTGAGGATGAGACCATAGATTCTGAGATGCGGAACTCCATGGCTGTCACAAATGACCAATTCAAGACTGTACTTGGGACAAGCAACCCGTTTGCTCTTTTTGAAACTGTTGTTGAAGTATTTTGGGATGATATTAGTGGTCTGGAGAATGTCAAGAGAGAGCTCCAGGAGACTGTCCAAACTTCAGTGGAGCATCCAGAGAAGTTTGGCAGGTTTGGCATGTCTCTTTCAAAAGGTGTTCGGTGTTATGGTCCTCCTGATGGTGGTAAGACTTTGTTGGCCAAGGCAAATGCTAATGAATGCCATGCAAACTTCATTAGTGTGAAGGGTATAATATCTGTTGGTTTTGATGCTGATGGCAATGGTGATGACACAGGCAAATGCTAATGAATGCCATGCAAAAATGGAGTCCTTGTAGGTTGTAGCTGATATGGTTGTTGTCGGTGTTGGAGGCAGATCATTGACTACTTGGTTCAAAGGTCAAGTTACTGAGAGGATAAGAGTGGTGCATGTGGAGTTGAAGCCGTGACCTAGTTGGCATGATGAATTGCACAGCAAAGGGTGATGGATTGCATGTAATGGCAAATGCATTGGAGTATGAATTGTGGAAGCTGCAGTGAAGGAATACAACACTTCGAAGGTTCAATATAGTCAAGGGATCATAGTGGTACGATTGCATcggcttggggacaagccgAACTTCAAGAGGGAAGGAATGTCACGGGCTCTAATGCTTCACTGGGCTTTAGACTTGGGCATTAACGGCAAGGCCAGCGTGGACTGACTGAGGCTTACAAAAGGGggtcgaccaccagccgctcaGGGCATCGAAAAACAGACAAGgactccaccttcttcttcttccctaaGCCTTCCTCCTTCTCTGAGctatctcttctctgatccctTCCTCTGCTACTGCTCACTTCATCACAATCTAGCTTGCTAATCTCTCCTAATCTGTGCTGATCTCTCTATCAATTATATCATATTATGTAACTGAATTTGGTCGGCAATCCTTATTAACGATGTTTGAGGTGAATGGAGATGTTCATATATTGATTCTATATTTGACCTAGAGAGGACGTGACATTTTGGAGCAGGAATCCACAGTCACAATCAAAAACAGTGTACGTGTACAGGGTCCAGCCACGAGTCAGACACAACAAGCAGAGGCAACTGAAAGGCGTGTACTGTCTGGCCCAATGCCAGTCTTCTGCTGGTGCGTGTTTGTATCTGTTGGCATGTTGCATGTTGGACTGGACCGCTTGAGGATTTTGTTGTTTCTCATACCTACAGCTTTCCTATCTGATCTCTGTTTCTTATGAAAGTGAAGAAGATTGCCAACCATCAAAACATGAGACGAGTACTAGAGATGCTGACTTGGACCCTGAGAGGGTCGTCTTCCGCTAAATGTATGTAATCTAGACCATCCAAACCTCACTAATGTTTCGGTATTAACTTTTCTTGTTTGTAACTAtatctggttttttttttagttgttgCTCATTACCGATTTTGCTGGCAGTTATTTGTAAAAATCTCTATTCTTCTTCAATGGATGACAATTCATACCACTGTTTCGAAAAAAAACTCACTACAGCAGGAATTTTACAAACCTTATAACTGCGGCATTATTTGTATCGATCCATCCTACAGATGTGTCTGGTGAATGAGCGTCGGTGTCGGTTTGCTCGACAAACTAAAATTTCGTTCTCTGTGCTATGATGCTTTTGCCACAAACCGTTGCTGAAATCAGAGGGTTTCTAGCGAATAAAGCTTGTAAGCTACAAAGCGGTTCACTGCTATCATTTTAGAGCATGTTTGGCAAAGTTTTTCTCATCTAAATTTTCTGTTGAGAGcgattttctcaaaaaaaaagtaattttatgtctgaaaatgattctctagagtaaattttataaagaaAGTGATTACATGTGGGAAGTAAATTAGAATAATATACTTTTTCAACTCTTAGCATCTATTTATTTTCAGTGAATCACTCTCACGATTTCCATTCTAGAagctaaaaataaaaactaataTTTAGCAAAGCTTCTCCTGATTACACTTAGAAAATTGCTCtaagagctctgccaaacaaatCCTTAATCCAGTCCTCTACGATCGATCACGCTCTCCACTGCTCTATAGGGATGAAAAGGGTTCGAAAACGATCGGAAAAGACCTAAACCACTTCCAATTTCACATTTTCGCTCGAAAACGAAGTCAATAACAATAATGCCAGAAACAAATACGACGTTGATAATACAAGAAAACCGAAAACGGTGTTATCGAGACGGAAACATACTGGTGTCGATAGAGAATCGATAATTCAAACCCGAAAGAACTGAAATGTAGCACTGCATGCTAGCTTCAGCCATTACGGCACCATATGACCATATTACATCTACCTTGTACAATTGCTTTTCTCTAACTCTAGTATGTGagtttgtgaaaaaaaatatacatacagAAGCAAGGTTCTTTGAAACCCAATATCTGAATGTGTTATTTTTGTGATAGTTTTGACTGAGTGGGTGTTGTTTTGCAAAAATTATTCATAAGATCAACTCAAAAGCTTGTGGACTGAGGGAGGCTCGGTGGCCGATCCACCATGGACCAAGTCGGTGGATAGGCCAGGCGGGCATGTGGGGTCCATCTGACAGTGAGAGGAGGAGGGGCAAAAGGATAAGGGAGAGTGGCCAACGGTCTTTGCGTGTGAGGCTCACAAAGACAGAGAGAGGCGAATTGGGAGAGGGAGGGGCAACTGGGGAGAAGGACCAGAGATGGAGGAGCCGATCACAAAGTAGGTGGCTCGTTGGCAGGGAGGAACCAGGACGGCAGAGGGGCTCGCGGGCGGGGCCGCAGTAAAGCTGTTGCGCCCGAGCACGGCAGCTGCGTGCTTGTGCTGTGGCCACGCGTGAGGTGGTGAAGAGAGCGGCGGCGCGCACGAAGCTGATCAGCATCGACTTCTAAGGTGGTGCGATGGGGCAGGGTAGAGAGGGGAAGTAGCGCCGGAGAGGAAGGAGGTCAGCCGAGTCGGGTTGACAGCTCGGCATGCTGCCCTAAGTGCGGTGGCACGCTTGGCAGGGAAGGCTGGGGCGACGATGAGCGGGGCCACAGGTCGGACTTGGAGGCACTAAGGTCCGAGGGAGGCAATCCGTCGGCTCCTCACGTCGCGTACGGCGGGTGGCACTGGCAAGCGGCGCCTCTAAGGTTTAGGCGACTTGGAGTCCACGATCGCTGAAGGTGAAGGCTAGGGCCTGGGAGTGGGAGGTGGAGGTTTATTGGGCCATGAGCTGGACCAAAAATAGAAATTTTCGCTGATGGTTactataaaaaactaaagaacTCGAAAACGACCGGGAGACACCTAAATCATTTTCGATGTCGTTCATATAATtttatcatttttgttttcattttcgAGAATTACCGTTACCAGCTAAAACagttagaaaaaaatcaaaaacaacgTCTGAAATTCCGAAAATTACCGCTTacattttcatccctactgcTCCGAATGGGAAAAACAACGAGCGCGGAAAAAAACACTCCTACACTTCACATTTACACGAGCCACATTCAAGCTCCGATCGCCATATTCTAACAGCGTAGATTGCTAGGACGAGCGTGCTAGCTACATTgctcctttctcctcctctacCCCTTACAAAAATGTCACATTTTGGCTAAGAAAACAACGGAATTTGCTCCCATGCATCAACCCAACAGCAGCACGCGCTGCTCCCTAGTCCCTACGATGTAGAGGAGGAATCAAACCTGACAAAAAGCTCTCACTAACTGAAGCCCAGGTCAGAAAGGACCCGTTCACGCTACTCATGGAGTCTTCTAGTTCTCTGGCGTGACGAGCCCAGCCTTCTCCGGCGGCGCGTCGAGGCCGGAGCCGGACAGCAGGCAGGCGAGCGCGCGCATGACGCCGACCTGCGCCTTCAGCGCGGCGATGTAGTCGGCCGTCTCCTCCAGCAGCTCCTCCACCGCCATGTCCTTGCCGCCCGGCACCAGCTgccgcagcagccccaccttctcctccacgacctcctcctcctcttcctcccctcgCCGCGCCAGAGACGTCGCCTTCTTCGGCGCCTGCTCGCCAGACGACGCCAGCGTCGCTAAGAGAGGATCCTTCAGCGGCACGAGGGCGCGCCGGCCCAGCGCGCGGCTCCACTGCCGGCCGCGCGACGAGCGCGCCAGCCCGAGCTCCGCGGCCGCCTTGATGCGCAGCCCGCGCTCGTGcacgagctgctgctgctgctgctgctgcatcccTTCGTCCTCCTCCAAGGTTTCGACTTGGTGGTGGTCCATGACCAGGGACAGCTATAGATTGGTGGTGGGGATCGATAGCCGTCTGGCCGATGAGTTAGCAAATCTGCCGCGCTGGTGTGCCGTGCTCGCTCACGCTTATATATCGGCGCGGGCGCGGCAAGGCGTGAAAGAAGTCGGAGCCGAGCAGCTCTGCTTTTTACGGCGTTCTGTTGGGGACGGGAACGGTGGTGGCGTGCAGGGGCATGTGGGTGTGGGTTGGAGGGATGCGTGGTCTTGTTCAGTGCATCTGCCAGCACGTTGCTTGCCAGTTGTTGCCTAGTCAACTTGCTACGTGTAGCCGGGAGATTATATCGTACCGAGATCGCCAATGTCACGAGTCCCACCTAAATCATCTGTCCAAGAGGATCAGGACCGCACGAACGCCCAATGAATCTATGATGCACGTCACCGAGAATTATCACGTAGTCTGAAAAGCACAGGGAGATCATAGTTCACATCAGTGAGCTAGAGCACCTTCTACAAGTGCTTGCTTGATACATAGGTCTGACCAATCCACGTCTCCGGCCTCCGATCCGTAGATCAGATAATTATACTATAATCAAAATAAGAAACTAAATTGAAATGTATCTTGATTTGTATATTATAAGTTATTGATAACATTAGTTTCGAGTGAAGGTTGGTATGAGTATGCTTATGTATGATTTTGTTTATAGTTAATTATTGTTGGATAGTACAATAGAGTTGGTGTGAGTCTAAGGAAAATTGCCTTATCGGATCATTCGATGTTTGGGATTTTGCACTTTACTGGATTGTCCAGTGTTAAGGTAAAAGGAGCACCAAAGTTTTTCAGTGtagaaagaaaaatgagaataGTGCACCAGATGGTTCGATGAGGGCAAGCATCACcatcggactaattcttgcagagagggtgcAGAAGCGAGTCAGTGGAGATGaacgcaccggatgatccggtgtttatACCTTGTGCACACCAGACTATTCACCGGACAAATTcatgtagagaggttgcaaatgagAATCTGGTGCATGTGAATtgaccggatgatccaatgatGGACATAAAATCACCAGAGCATctcaccggagcttttcttACAAAGAACAATTTTTCTGTGCGCAAGtgaagttgaactcactggatggtccggtgttcagagcaGAACACATTAggatatccggtgttcatgatttCTGTATGATGTGCTTTTATTTGAGGATTTTTATTTTgagctaacctggagatggttTTGGAGTGGGAAAAACAAATTTGCTTGTTTTATAGTGtacatgtgatggatgcaacttgacggtcgatggcGGAATGATCGAGGCCAAGCAGGAGGCTTagtgccgaacgatcaaggaggctgggtagagtcaagagtgatcctaataGTACAattggaggtcaagcaaaatatagatggagaaggatgaagatggtgtgttgataaagtcaagcgaaagggatatcggtgtaagtgacaaggcagcccaaTGGATcaagagtgggagagacttaccgacggtTAAaatcgtaagacggagtacataTATCGATatcaaagcgcttgcttaaggtgtaagtaagtagCGAGTCACGCTTTTGAAAAGCGTGCAAAGGATTTCACGGTTAAGCCTCAAAACcgcgcgaagcttgcatcgagacgaagctaagtcgtgaaggcgctgcagccgttcgatggatggagcaagaaatagaccaaaataccatcggttgtaggtaagagtgtactataagatagGAGTATTTTAGTAATAAGTTAGGTAACTTAGGAGTCAAGTTTCAGAGTAGGACTTGGAGAGTAGGGACCAGTCATCTAAGCTCTTTGTgttacccatttgagagcctaatgctaagattttttttttaaaaaggaataTGAGTGTTTAGcttatataataggtgagagtttttgagaaaaaattctTGTAATCCGCCTATAATAagactgatctctttgagtaatgaagctTATATTTTTCCATATGATTGAATTTCTCTCCTTCTAGTCTTTCTGTTGGTTCCTTTGTGAGCTTCcaaattttccttttttgttgcgattttattcttctttttgagttgtAGTATTTTATCTTTATGaagtaatttttctttttataagagacataaacgttcatatacttatgtatttgaGAGGTTTTTGAATTaccttacctctagatcatcaacttaaaGAGTTTACTTCTTTCGATGACTGTGTTTTTACTATAATATTaaagtttcaagcttttataaaaaaacacatAGAATATTCTTGCATAGAATCTATGGATCAtatttcatatatggagtcgtattgatttgaaattttttttcttactttatttttttaaagtttatACTTTTATTTGTACATTTTTAAGAAATGTTAAGTGACATAAAGTATATCATCTATTTCACG
This region includes:
- the LOC133909991 gene encoding transcription factor PAR1-like, coding for MDHHQVETLEEDEGMQQQQQQQLVHERGLRIKAAAELGLARSSRGRQWSRALGRRALVPLKDPLLATLASSGEQAPKKATSLARRGEEEEEEVVEEKVGLLRQLVPGGKDMAVEELLEETADYIAALKAQVGVMRALACLLSGSGLDAPPEKAGLVTPEN